A stretch of Lathyrus oleraceus cultivar Zhongwan6 chromosome 6, CAAS_Psat_ZW6_1.0, whole genome shotgun sequence DNA encodes these proteins:
- the LOC127091023 gene encoding WRKY transcription factor 18 has product MDEKVKTLELELQHVREENNTLRFMLEVMKIKCTNLESHLQEINKEEHKEIINSNQFGLLSNFDTRKRARLEHFPTAKKPLQVFVKTHPNDESLMVKDGYQWRKYGQKVTKDNASPRAYFRCSMAPSCPAKKKVQKSLHDKSIIVATYDGEHNHGVSNDSFKSSSSTLNDSSISTYNKLSTILNGKETINTRIRDNVKQQQFGYEKHIMIEEYASSLIKDPDFTTVLVKAIAKTITGQEHMRQGLNLNLNLSEE; this is encoded by the exons ATGGATGAAAAG GTGAAAACTCTTGAATTAGAATTACAACATGTGAGAGAGGAGAACAATACTCTAAGATTCATGCTTGAAGTTATGAAGATCAAGTGCACAAATTTAGAATCACATCTTCAAGAGATCAACAAAGAAGAACACAAAGAGATCATAAATTCAAATCAATTTGGGTTATTATCAAACTTTGATACAAGAAAAAGAGCAAGACTAGAGCACTTTCCAACCGCCAAAAAACCATTACAAGTATTTGTCAAAACTCATCCTAATGATGAAAGTTTG ATGGTAAAAGATGGTTATCAATGGAGAAAGTATGGACAAAAAGTTACCAAAGATAATGCTTCTCCTAGAGCTTACTTTAGGTGCTCAATGGCTCCTAGTTGCCCAGCAAAAAAGAAG GTGCAAAAAAGCTTACATGATAAGTCTATCATTGTTGCAACTTATGATGGAGAACACAACCATGGTGTCTCTAATGACTCATTCAAATCATCTTCATCCACACTCAATGATTCATCAATATCTACTTATAATAAACTATCAACAATACTAAATGGCAAAGAAACCATAAACACTAGAATTCGTGATAATGTCAAGCAACAACAATTTGGCTATGAAAAGCATATCATGATTGAAGAATATGCGAGTTCGCTAATCAAAGATCCTGACTTCACTACGGTATTAGTTAAGGCAATTGCAAAAACTATCACAGGTCAAGAGCATATGCGACAAGGTCTAAATCTCAATTTGAATCTTTCAGAAGAGTGA
- the LOC127091024 gene encoding probable WRKY transcription factor 60, whose protein sequence is MDEKVKTLELELQHVREENNTLRFMLEVMKIKCTNLESHLQEINKVEHKEIISSNQIGLLPNFDTSKRARLEHFPTAKKPLQMVKDGYQWRKYGQKVTKDNASPRAYFRCSMAPSCPAKKKVQKSLHDKSIIVATYDGEHNHGVSNDPFKPSSSALNDSSIPNIKIEEYASSLIKDPDFTAVLANAVAKTITGQEHKRLGLNLNLNLSEE, encoded by the exons ATGGATGAAAAG GTGAAAACTCTTGAATTAGAATTACAACATGTGAGAGAGGAGAACAATACTCTAAGATTCATGCTTGAAGTTATGAAGATCAAGTGCACAAATTTAGAATCACATCTTCAAGAGATCAACAAAGTAGAACACAAAGAGATCATAAGTTCAAATCAAATTGGGTTATTACCAAACTTTGATACAAGCAAAAGAGCAAGACTAGAGCACTTTCCAACCGCCAAAAAACCATTACAA ATGGTAAAAGATGGTTATCAATGGAGAAAGTATGGACAAAAAGTTACCAAAGATAATGCTTCTCCTAGAGCTTACTTTAGGTGCTCAATGGCTCCTAGTTGCCCAGCAAAAAAGAAG GTGCAAAAAAGCTTACATGATAAGTCTATCATTGTTGCAACTTATGATGGAGAACACAACCATGGTGTCTCTAATGACCCATTCAAACCATCTTCATCCGCGCTTAATGATTCATCGATACCTAATATCAAAATTGAAGAATACGCAAGTTCGCTAATCAAAGATCCTGACTTTACTGCGGTATTAGCTAACGCAGTTGCAAAAACTATCACAGGTCAAGAGCATAAGCGATTAGGTCTAAATCTCAATTTGAATCTTTCAGAAGAGTGA
- the LOC127091021 gene encoding formin-like protein 18 translates to MALFRKFFYKKPPDGLLEITERVYVFDYCFTTDVMGENEYKVYIGGIIRQIGEHFPDASFMVFNMREGEHQSHISNILCDYDMTVMDYPRQYEGCPLLTMEMIHHFLRSGENWLQLGQQNIVLMHCERGGWPVLAFMLASLLIYRKMFTGEQKTLDMIYKQAPRELLQLMSPLNPLPSQLRYLQYISRRNVGSEWPPLDRALTLDCVIIRQIPNMDGEGGCRPIFRIYGQDPFIPADRTPKVLFSTPKKSKLVRYFKQADCELVKIDIHCHVQGDVVLECISLESDLEREQMVFRVMFNTAFIRSNILMLNRDEIDMLWNAKDHFPKNFRVEVLFSDMDTSSSSVISVDLPPRTEEKEGLPVEAFDKVKEIFSHVDWLDPKTDVANMLQQITSSNILLERLDSGGSSGSPNTVLNESLSGRLKFDSKTQYETSSLKSPDHEEVSVFPLQSSEDATEEKVLEPKLSSQEKIKTPASIGQAVKPVPLFDLSKDSDSTKIETESSESKHSLGTDIKLPTNKAQAEQSIPVIEPSINANSTGKKSGSLESEQKNIVSLASNEAVLEKDTTLPSSESSTVATAMKNIKPSGSKEKKVESLDSEARLKNDSRPKFEPKTQLEVSVPSFESFGDANLEKKKEPLDLVDEGQQHIPSIGLTKDSDLAEMKIESLKSKAPVENDTKFPMSTAQGKQSIPLVVPSAEASSLEQTMEKLKPKKKDSESLESNDTKFPMSTAQGKQSTPLIAPSTEADSTEQMTEKLKSKKKDNESLESKSLLEHDTKFPMSVAQGKQSIPSIAPSTEADSTEQMIEKLKSKKKDNESLESKLLLEHDTKFPMSVALGTQSIPSIEPSVEADSTKQAVKLKSKKKDTESLESKSLLENDTNREKSVPLIQTSMDSSSKKTMLEKSESPVLSENDIKSLTSKVHKKQTSPLVEPFVDAKSIKKKIDPQELQVSLQLPTQSKIISPRMHQAIRPTSASASYSSSSLPGSPVAVSRYHSAPSALGITSVLQDHTPMDSKEELAHAVSISPPSDSKVPKSVEPCSKSIPKTSSSSELLPSSPLKPSADPPAAVEKTIKPLVPILSPPPTPPPPQQEPTSNLMQSTVTVTQYSENSMHDKSQISSAIPPPPSPSSSLAETSLSTVKDSSKGPPPPPPPPLLSSTTQTSSSSIPPPPIPPPRSTNNSIAMPGPPPPPPPPRQSGTTPLAPPPPPPPTSASQNSVSKTAPNVPPPPPSPSADGSSKPPPPPHAVPRPPGNAPPVPGPPGSVPPIPGPPSGAFGAKGRGMLRANAKTQTKRSNLKPYHWLKLTRAMHGSLWAETQKLDEACRAPEFDMTELESLFSAATPNSNNDKGKSNRRSGQKPDKVQIIELRRAYNCEIMLTKVKIPLPDLMSNVLALDDSVLYVDQVENLIKFCPTKEEMDQLRAYTGSMENLGKCEQFFLELMKVPRVESKLRVFCFKMQFCTQVSDLKRDLNIVNSASEQIRDSVKLKRIMQTILSLGNALNHGTARGAAVGFRLDSLLKLTDTRARNNKMTLMHYLCKVLAEKLPELLDFPKDLVSLEASTKLQLKYLAEEMQAISKGLEKVIQELSASENDGPISEYFCQILKEFLSHAEAEVRSLAQLYANVGRNADALALYFGEDPARCPFEQVVSTLLNFVRMFIRAHDENCKQVEYEKKKADKEAAAENEKLKLAARNESKPMMRTTIKSADVK, encoded by the exons AATTGGCGAGCATTTCCCCGACGCTTCGTTTATGGTGTTCAACATGAGGGAAGGAGAACACCAAAGTCATATATCGAACATTTTGTGCGACTATGATATGACTGTGATGGACTATCCTAGACAGTATGAAGGTTGTCCGTTGCTTACGATGGAAATGATTCATCATTTCTTGAGGTCGGGTGAAAATTGGCTTCAACTCGGGCAACAGAATATCGTCTTGATGCATTGCGAACGAGGTGGGTGGCCGGTTTTAGCATTTATGCTGGCTTCGCTCCTGATTTATAGAAAAATGTTTACGGGGGAACAGAAAACATTGGATATGATATATAAACAAGCGCCTCGGGAACTTTTGCAGTTGATGTCACCGTTGAATCCTTTACCTTCACAATTGAGGTATCTTCAATATATATCAAGAAGAAATGTTGGTTCCGAATGGCCTCCTCTGGATAGGGCGCTTACGTTGGATTGCGTAATTATAAGGCAAATTCCTAATATGGACGGAGAGGGTGGTTGCCGTCCTATTTTTAGGATATACGGACAGGATCCCTTTATTCCCGCGGATCGGACTCCCAAAGTTCTCTTCTCTACTCCAAAAAAGAGCAAACTTGTTCGGTACTTTAAGCAG GCTGATTGTGAACTTGTGAAGATTGATATCCATTGTCATGTTCAAGGCGATGTTGTACTTGAGTGTATTAgtttggaaagtgatttggaacGTGAACAAATGGTGTTCCGGGTTATGTTTAATACAGCATTCATAAGATCAAATATTTTGATGCTCAACCGCGATGAAATCGACATGTTATGGAATGCTAAAGATCACTTTCCGAAAAATTTTAGAGTAGAG GTTCTTTTCTCAGATATGGATACTTCTTCGTCTTCTGTTATTTCAGTCGATCTTCCTCCTCGTACGGAGGAGAAAGAAGGTCTACCTGTTGAAGCATTTGATAAAGTTAAGGAAATTTTCAGCCATGTTGATTGGCTCGATCCGAAGACAGATGTAGCAAATATGCTCCAACAGATCACATCATCGAATATCCTTCTAGAAAGATTGGACAGCGGAGGAAGTTCTGGTTCACCCAACACCGTGCTAAACGAGTCATTATCTGGAAGATTAAAATTTGATTCGAAGACACAATACGAAACGAGCAGTCTGAAATCTCCCGATCACGAGGAAGTTTCAGTGTTTCCATTGCAGTCATCTGAAGATGCTACCGAGGAAAAAGTGCTGGAACCGAAATTGTCATCACAAGAGAAAATCAAGACTCCTGCGAGTATAGGTCAAGCGGTCAAGCCTGTTCCTTTGTTTGATCTGTCAAAAGATTCAGATTCTACTAAAATTGAGACTGAATCATCAGAATCGAAACACTCATTGGGAACCGATATCAAACTTCCTACTAATAAGGCTCAGGCGGAGCAATCTATCCCCGTAATAGAACCATCGATAAATGCAAATTCAACGGGCAAAAAGAGTGGATCTTTGGAATCTGAGCAAAAGAATATTGTCTCACTAGCATCGAATGAGGCGGTATTGGAAAAAGACACTACGCTTCCTTCATCGGAATCTTCTACTGTTGCAACCGCTATGAAAAATATTAAACCGTcaggatcaaaagaaaagaaggtTGAATCATTAGACTCGGAGGCTCGGTTGAAAAATGATAGCCGACCTAAATTTGAACCAAAGACTCAGCTAGAAGTTTCAGTACCGTCGTTTGAATCATTTGGGGATGCTAACTTGGAAAAGAAGAAAGAACCATTAGATTTAGTTGATGAGGGGCAACAACATATTCCCTCAATTGGACTCACAAAAGATTCAGATCTTGCTGAAATGAAGATTGAATCATTAAAATCAAAGGCACCGGTGGAAAACGATACCAAGTTTCCTATGTCTACGGCTCAAGGGAAACAATCTATTCCGTTAGTTGTACCATCCGCGGAAGCGAGTTCATTGGAACAGACGATGGAGAAACTAAAGCCAAAGAAAAAGGATAGTGAATCATTAGAATCAAATGATACCAAGTTTCCTATGTCTACGGCTCAAGGTAAACAATCTACTCCCTTGATTGCACCATCCACGGAAGCAGATTCAACGGAACAGATGACGGAGAAGTTAAAGTCAAAGAAAAAGGATAATGAATCATTAGAATCAAAGTCATTATTGGAACACGATACCAAGTTTCCTATGTCTGTGGCTCAAGGGAAACAATCTATTCCCTCGATTGCACCATCCACGGAAGCAGATTCAACTGAACAGATGATAGAAAAGTTAAAGTCAAAGAAAAAGGATAATGAATCATTAGAATCAAAGTTGTTGTTGGAACATGATACCAAGTTTCCTATGTCTGTGGCTCTAGGGACACAATCTATTCCCTCGATTGAACCATCCGTGGAAGCAGATTCAACGAAACAGGCGGTGAAGTTAAAGTCAAAGAAAAAGGATACCGAATCATTAGAATCAAAGTCATTGTTGGAAAATGATACCAACCGGGAAAAATCAGTTCCTTTAATTCAAACGTCAATGGATTCAAGTTCAAAGAAAACAATGCTTGAAAAATCAGAATCCCCAGTGTTGTCGGAAAATGACATCAAGAGTCTTACATCCAAGGTTCATAAGAAACAAACCAGTCCCTTAGTTGAACCCTTCGTTGACgcaaaatcaattaaaaagaAGATTGATCCTCAAGAGTTGCAGGTTTCTCTTCAGCTACCTACGCAATCTAAAATAATTTCTCCAAGGATGCATCAAGCTATTCGACCGACTTCAGCTTCCGCTTCCTATTCTTCTTCCTCCTTGCCAGGTTCACCTGTAGCTGTCTCAAGGTATCACAGTGCACCATCGGCTCTCGGAATAACAAGTGTGTTGCAAGATCATACACCGATGGATAGCAAAGAAGAACTCGCTCATGCAGTGTCGATATCCCCTCCTTCAGATTCAAAGGTGCCAAAGTCTGTAGAGCCTTGTTCTAAAAGTATTCCGAAAACATCATCATCCTCGGAATTGCTTCCATCTTCGCCGTTAAAGCCTTCAGCGGATCCTCCTGCTGCTGTCGAAAAGACGATTAAGCCACTTGTTCCCATCCTTTCTCCACCTCCGACTCCACCTCCTCCTCAACAAGAACCTACTTCAAATTTGATGCAATCTACTGTTACTGTTACACAATACAGTGAAAATTCAATGCACGATAAAAGCCAGATATCATCGGCTATTCCTCCTCCTCCCTCCCCTTCTTCGTCCCTTGCTGAAACATCTCTTTCCACCGTCAAAGATTCATCGAAAGGACCTCCTCCCCCACCTCCACCACCACTTCTATCTTCAACTACACAAACTTCATCATCGTCAATACCTCCTCCTCCCATTCCTCCTCCACGAAGTACAAACAATTCCATTGCTATGCCTGGTCCTCCTCCTCCACCTCCACCTCCAAGACAATCTGGCACGACACCATTAGCGCCACCACCACCTCCTCCTCCTACTTCTGCATCCCAAAATTCTGTGTCTAAAACCGCTCCAAATGTTCCACCTCCACCTCCTTCTCCTTCTGCCGATGGATCATCAAAACCTCCACCTCCTCCTCACGCAGTTCCCAGACCACCCGGAAATGCACCTCCAGTTCCCGGACCTCCTGGAAGCGTGCCTCCAATTCCCGGACCACCTTCTGGTGCATTTGGTGCAAAGGGACGTGGAATGTTGCGAGCTAATGCGAAAACTCAGACTAAAAGAAGCAACCTGAAACCTTACCATTGGTTAAAGTTAACAAGGGCCATGCATGGTAGCTTGTGGGCCGAGACTCAGAAACTCGATGAAGCTTGTAG GGCTCCAGAGTTCGACATGACAGAGCTTGAGAGTCTTTTTTCAGCAGCCACTCCGAATTCTAATAATGACAAAGGAAAATCAAATCGCCGTTCAGGGCAAAAACCCGACAAAGTTCAAATA ATTGAACTCAGGCGGGCGTATAACTGCGAGATTATGCTTACAAAAGTCAAAATTCCATTACCTGATTTAATG AGTAATGTTCTTGCATTGGACGATTCCGTGTTATATGTTGATCAGGTTGAGAACCTTATAAAGTTCTGTCCGACTAAAGAAGAGATGGACCAGCTCAGG GCCTACACTGGAAGTATGGAAAACTTGGGGAAGTGTGAACAG TTCTTTTTAGAATTAATGAAAGTTCCAAGAGTGGAAAGCAAGCTAAGAGTTTTCTGTTTTAAGATGCAATTCTGCACCCAG GTTTCAGACCTCAAAAGGGACTTGAATATTGTAAATTCTGCATCGGAACAG ATAAGGGATTCGGTCAAATTGAAAAGAATCATGCAGACCATTCTTTCCCTTGGTAATGCTTTGAACCATGGAACCGCAAGAG GTGCTGCGGTTGGGTTTCGATTGGATAGTCTTCTTAAACTCACTGATACACGAGCCCGAAACAACAAAATGACCCTCATGCATTATCTTTGTAAG GTGCTTGCTGAAAAGCTTCCGGAACTTTTAGATTTCCCTAAAGACCTAGTCAGTTTGGAGGCTTCAACCAAG CTACAATTGAAATATCTGGCAGAAGAAATGCAAGCTATTAGTAAAGGACTGGAGAAAGTAATTCAAGAACTGTCTGCATCAGAAAACGACGGGCCCATATCAGAATACTTCTGCCAG ATTCTGAAAGAATTTCTTAGTCACGCCGAAGCTGAAGTGAGGTCTTTGGCTCAGCTTTATGCCAATGTG GGTAGAAATGCAGATGCGTTGGCGCTATACTTCGGAGAAGACCCGGCACGTTGCCCGTTCGAACAAG TTGTATCTACACTGCTCAACTTTGTGAGGATGTTCATCCGAGCACACGACGAAAATTGCAAGCAGGTTGAATATGAAAAGAAGAAAGCAGATAAGGAAGCTGCAGCAGAAAATGAGAAATTGAAGCTAGCTGCGAGGAACGAGTCTAAACCTATGATGAGGACCACCATCAAGAGCGCCGATGTTAAATAA